A window from Chroicocephalus ridibundus chromosome 11, bChrRid1.1, whole genome shotgun sequence encodes these proteins:
- the LMAN2 gene encoding vesicular integral-membrane protein VIP36 — translation MAAGAGGLLAATALLLAVAGPRPAPAELTDGNSEHLKREHSLMKPYQGAGSAAMPLWDFQGSTMVTSQYVRLTPDERSREGSIWNRMPCFLKDWELHVHFKIHGAGKKNLHGDGLALWYTQERLVPGPVFGSKDNFHGLAIFLDTYPNDEATERVFPYISAMVNNGSLTYDHSKDGRWTELAGCTADLRNQNHDTFLAIRYSRGRLTVMTDVEDRNEWKNCIDVAGVQLPTGYFFGASAGTGDLSDNHDIISMKLFQLMVEHPLEDETVDWTKIEPSVSLLKSPKDNVDDPTGNFRSGPLTGWKVFLLLLCALLGIIVCAVVGAVVFQKRQERNKRFY, via the exons ATGGCGGCGGGTGCGGGCGGGCTGCTGGCGGCGACCGCGCTGCTGTTGGCGGTGGCCGGGCCGCGCCCGGCACCCGCCGAGCTCACGGACGGCAACAGCGAGCACCTGAAGCGGGAGCACTCCCTGATGAAGCCGTATCAGG GCGCGGGCTCCGCCGCCATGCCGCTGTGGGACTTCCAGGGCAGCACCATGGTCACCAGCCAGTACGTCCGCCTGACGCCCGACGAGCGCAGCCGGGAAGGCTCCATCTGGAACCGCATG ccctgcttccTCAAGGACTGGGAGCTCCATGTCCACTTCAAGATCCACGGAGCCGGCAAGAAGAACCTGCACGGGGACGGCCTGGCGCTGTGGTACACGCAGGAGCGCCTGGTGCCAG GTCCTGTGTTTGGCAGCAAGGACAACTTTCACGGACTGGCTATCTTCCTTGATACATATCCCAACGATGAAGCCACAGAG CGCGTGTTCCCCTATATCTCTGCGATGGTGAACAACGGCTCCCTGACATACGACCACAGTAAGGACGGGCGCTGGACGGAGCTGGCGGGCTGCACTGCCGACCTTCGGAACCAGAACCACGACACTTTCCTGGCCATTCGGTACTCCCGAGGCCGCCTGACG GTGATGACCGACGTCGAAGACAGGAACGAATGGAAGAACTGCATCGACGTTGCAGGGGTGCAGCTGCCAACTGGCTACTTCTTCGGTGCTTCTGCTGGCACTGGAGATCTGTCTG ACAATCACGACATTATCTCGATGAAGCTATTCCAGCTCATGGTGGAGCACCCTCTAGAAGATGAGACTGTTGACTGGACCAAGATTGAGCCTAGCGTCAGCCTTCTTAAATCACCCAAAG ACAACGTGGATGACCCGACAGGGAATTTCCGAAGCGGGCCTCTGACGGGCTGGAAGgtgttcctgctcctgctctgcgcCCTGCTGGGCATCATCGTCTGCGCTGTGGTGGGAGCCGTGGTCTTCCAGAAACGCCAGGAGCGGAACAAGCGTTTCTACTGA
- the B4GALT7 gene encoding beta-1,4-galactosyltransferase 7, with protein MGPARRRAALRLRGGGSPPLLGLLPGRFSIFPLFFLALLLGFASLLWLQLSCSGEGPVPGGGVGQSRGGPRQPCPPQAPQPPPAPPEDEPSWGPHRLALLVPFRERFEELLTFVPYMHRFLSKKRIRHHIFILNQVDHFRFNRASLINVGFLESGNDTDYIAMHDVDLLPLNEQLDYSFPEAGPFHVASPELHPLYHYKTYVGGILLLTKQHYEMCNGMSNRFWGWGREDDEFYRRIKGAGLQVRRPSGITTGYETFQHLHDPAWRKRDQKRIAAQKQEQFKVDREGGLNNVRYGIESRTALNVAGAPCTVLNILLDCDTSETPWCTFG; from the exons ATGGGCCCGGCCCGCCGCAGGGCCGCGCTccgcctgcgcggcggcgg GTCCCCGCCGCTGCTGGGCCTGCTGCCCGGCAGGTTCTCCATCTTCCCGCTCTTCTTCCTGGCGCTGCTCCTGGGCTTCGCCTCGCTGCTCTGGCTCCAGCTCAGCTGCTCGGGCGAGGGGCCGGTCCCCGGCGGCGGCgtcgggcagagccgggggggtccccgccagccctgcccgccccaggccccccagccgcccccggcgccgccggAGGACGAGCCGTCGTGGGGTCCCCATCGCCTGGCGCTGCTCGTCCCCTTCCGTGAGCGCTTCGAGGAGCTGCTGACCTTTGTGCCCTACATGCACCGCTTCCTGAGCAAGAAGAGGATCCGCCATCACATCTTCATCCTCAACCAGGTGGATCATTTCAG GTTTAACAGGGCGTCGCTGATCAACGTGGGCTTTCTGGAGAGTGGCAACGACACCGACTACATCGCGATGCACGACGTCGATCTCCTGCCCCTCAACGAGCAGCTGGACTACAGCTTCCCGGAGGCAGGGCCCTTCCACGTGGCATCTCCGGAGCTGCACCCGCTCTACCACTACAAGACCTACGTGGGTGGCATCCTGCTGCTCACCAAGCAGCACTATGAGATG TGCAACGGCATGTCCAACCGCTtctggggctggggacgggagGATGACGAGTTTTATCGACGTATCAAAGGAGCTGGTCTCCAG GTTCGCCGTCCCTCTGGAATCACGACTGGATATGAAACTTTCCAGCACCTGCATGACCCAGCCTGGAGGAAGAGAGACCAGAAGCGCATCGCTGCGCAGAAGCAG gAACAGTTTAAGGTGGATCGAGAGGGAGGTCTGAACAACGTGAGGTACGGAATCGAGTCGCGGACAGCTCTGAATGTGGCAGGAGCCCCTTGCACCGTCCTTAATATCTTGCTGGACTGTGACACGAGCGAGACCCCTTGGTGCACGTTTGGCTGA
- the N4BP3 gene encoding NEDD4-binding protein 3 isoform X1, with protein sequence MAAAQGPVTCEPDTRILGTYLSSEPVGVVGSMGSVGSLVEKQDLSPLELRAPLGGSRGLRQPDGLLRKGPSQRELFGYLHGAKKETRSERKHQTSGACYKRDYESDRENRSPERGSREHHRGADFSKSSLPERGRFDKCRIRPSAFKAVAGKGLVSMQGLSSSKGQKLSKSNGSLHTLLSQSSTTASQHGPLRTHLLHAISLDEASDSSHNSIQSFPSYGSRLKPAQSQFSASMGHINHIGGSLDRVSRSPRDPLAPEKAPLSCKSMATLSRLQSPGEPPPPYEFTYSLEDAVKQLEDRLQETGGELRQLKRSLSETEDPFTQVFEDKQRLWLDELEDLKQMYVARLQQVMQQAQRGQRALQLQLYKAQQEKKRLQEELSMQQCQCEETKLRQSQGERVSPKLEETKWEVCQKAAEISLLKQQLRDTQEEMAQKLGEIFSLKTQLREAKAEVQARDSQLAQLADSFQNPPEPGASLPLGDDPMPACQDFPGCETDDSKCRGLHSDTAEPLERQVEWLWAELLRERRQGQLQAVNFELERKTWQEEKEKVLRYQRELQASYMEMYHRSQVLERELRQLRSEPRDVGTDSPWIERVESSKI encoded by the exons atggcagcagcacagggtccTGTGACCTGTGAGCCCGACACCCGCATCCTCGGCACCTACCTCTCCTCGGAGCCCGTCGGCGTCGTCGGCAGCATGGGCAGCGTGGGCAGCCTGGTGGAGAAGCAGGATCTGTCCCCCCTGGAGCTGCGGGCCCCGCTGGGGGGCTCGCGGGGGCTTCGGCAGCCCGACGGCTTGCTGCGGAAAGGGCCGAGCCAGCGGGAGCTCTTTGGCTACCTGCACGGGGCCAAGAAGGAGACGCGGTCTGAGCGGAAGCACCAGACGTCGGGCGCCTGCTACAAGCGGGACTATGAGAGCGACCGTGAGAACCGGTCCCCTGAGCGCGGCTCCCGCGAGCATCACCGCGGGGCCGACTTCTCCAAGAGCTCCCTGCCCGAGAGGGGACGCTTCGACAAG TGCCGTATCAGGCCCTCGGCTTTCAAGGCGGTGGCCGGGAAGGGGCTGGTCTCCATGCAGGGCCTCTCCTCGTCCAAGGGGCAGAAGCTGTCCAAGAGCAACGGGAGCCTGCACACGCTGCTGTCGCAGAGCAGCACGACGGCCTCGCAGCACGGCCCGCTCCGCACCCACCTGCTCCACGCCATCAGCCTGGATGAGGCCTCCGACTCCAGCCACAACTCCATCCAGAGCTTCCCCTCCTACGGGTCCCGCCTCAAGCCTGCCCAGAGCCAGTTCAGCGCCTCCATGGGCCACATCAACCACATCGGGGGCTCCTTGGACAGGGTCTCCCGGAGCCCTAGGGACCCCCTGGCCCCCGAGAAGGCACCCCTGTCCTGCAAAAGCATGGCCACGCTGAGCCGGCTGcagagccccggggagcccccgccACCCTACGAGTTCACCTACTCGCTGGAGGACGCGGTGAAGCAGCTGGAGGACCGGCTGCAGGAGACGGGAGGAGAGCTGCGGCAGCTCAAGAGGAGCCTTAGCGAGACCGAAGACCCCTTCACGCAG GTATTTGAGGACAAGCAGCGGCTGTGGCTGGACGAGCTGGAGGATCTGAAGCAGATGTAcgtggccaggctgcagcaggtgaTGCAGCAGGCGCAGCGTGGGCAGCGGGCGCTGCAGCTGCAGCTCTACAAGGCACAGCAGGAGAAGAAgcggctgcaggaggagctgagcatgCAGCAGTGCCAGTGCGAGGAGACCAAGCTCCGGCAGTCCCAGGGTGAGCGTGTCAGCCCAAAGCTGGAGGAGACCAAGTGGGAG GTGtgccagaaggcagcagagatCTCCCTGCTGAAGCAACAGCTCCGGGACACCCAGGAGGAGATGGCTCAGAAGCTGGGTGAGATCTTCAGCCTGAAGACACAGCTGCGGGAGGCCAAAGCAGAGGTCCAGGCCAGGGACTCCCAGCTGGCACAACTGGCAGACTCCTTCCAGAACCCCCCGGAGCCCGGTGCCTCACTGCCGCTGGGCGACGACCCCATGCCAGCGTGCCAGGACTTCCCCGGCTGCGAAACTGATGACTCCAAGTGCCGGGGCCTTCACAGCGACACGGCGGAGCCCCTGGAGCGGCAGGTGgagtggctgtgggcagagctgctgcggGAGCGGCGCCAGGGCCAGCTGCAGGCTGTGAACTTTGAGCTGGAGAGGAAAAcctggcaggaggagaaggagaaggtgcTGCGGTACCAGCGGGAGCTCCAGGCCAGCTACATGGAGATGTACCACCGGAGCCAGGTGCTGGAGCGGGAGCTGCGGCAGCTGCGGTCGGAGCCCAGGGATGTCGGGACGGACTCGCCATGGATCGAGCGGGTGGAGTCCTCGAAGATCTGA
- the N4BP3 gene encoding NEDD4-binding protein 3 isoform X2: MGSVGSLVEKQDLSPLELRAPLGGSRGLRQPDGLLRKGPSQRELFGYLHGAKKETRSERKHQTSGACYKRDYESDRENRSPERGSREHHRGADFSKSSLPERGRFDKCRIRPSAFKAVAGKGLVSMQGLSSSKGQKLSKSNGSLHTLLSQSSTTASQHGPLRTHLLHAISLDEASDSSHNSIQSFPSYGSRLKPAQSQFSASMGHINHIGGSLDRVSRSPRDPLAPEKAPLSCKSMATLSRLQSPGEPPPPYEFTYSLEDAVKQLEDRLQETGGELRQLKRSLSETEDPFTQVFEDKQRLWLDELEDLKQMYVARLQQVMQQAQRGQRALQLQLYKAQQEKKRLQEELSMQQCQCEETKLRQSQGERVSPKLEETKWEVCQKAAEISLLKQQLRDTQEEMAQKLGEIFSLKTQLREAKAEVQARDSQLAQLADSFQNPPEPGASLPLGDDPMPACQDFPGCETDDSKCRGLHSDTAEPLERQVEWLWAELLRERRQGQLQAVNFELERKTWQEEKEKVLRYQRELQASYMEMYHRSQVLERELRQLRSEPRDVGTDSPWIERVESSKI; encoded by the exons ATGGGCAGCGTGGGCAGCCTGGTGGAGAAGCAGGATCTGTCCCCCCTGGAGCTGCGGGCCCCGCTGGGGGGCTCGCGGGGGCTTCGGCAGCCCGACGGCTTGCTGCGGAAAGGGCCGAGCCAGCGGGAGCTCTTTGGCTACCTGCACGGGGCCAAGAAGGAGACGCGGTCTGAGCGGAAGCACCAGACGTCGGGCGCCTGCTACAAGCGGGACTATGAGAGCGACCGTGAGAACCGGTCCCCTGAGCGCGGCTCCCGCGAGCATCACCGCGGGGCCGACTTCTCCAAGAGCTCCCTGCCCGAGAGGGGACGCTTCGACAAG TGCCGTATCAGGCCCTCGGCTTTCAAGGCGGTGGCCGGGAAGGGGCTGGTCTCCATGCAGGGCCTCTCCTCGTCCAAGGGGCAGAAGCTGTCCAAGAGCAACGGGAGCCTGCACACGCTGCTGTCGCAGAGCAGCACGACGGCCTCGCAGCACGGCCCGCTCCGCACCCACCTGCTCCACGCCATCAGCCTGGATGAGGCCTCCGACTCCAGCCACAACTCCATCCAGAGCTTCCCCTCCTACGGGTCCCGCCTCAAGCCTGCCCAGAGCCAGTTCAGCGCCTCCATGGGCCACATCAACCACATCGGGGGCTCCTTGGACAGGGTCTCCCGGAGCCCTAGGGACCCCCTGGCCCCCGAGAAGGCACCCCTGTCCTGCAAAAGCATGGCCACGCTGAGCCGGCTGcagagccccggggagcccccgccACCCTACGAGTTCACCTACTCGCTGGAGGACGCGGTGAAGCAGCTGGAGGACCGGCTGCAGGAGACGGGAGGAGAGCTGCGGCAGCTCAAGAGGAGCCTTAGCGAGACCGAAGACCCCTTCACGCAG GTATTTGAGGACAAGCAGCGGCTGTGGCTGGACGAGCTGGAGGATCTGAAGCAGATGTAcgtggccaggctgcagcaggtgaTGCAGCAGGCGCAGCGTGGGCAGCGGGCGCTGCAGCTGCAGCTCTACAAGGCACAGCAGGAGAAGAAgcggctgcaggaggagctgagcatgCAGCAGTGCCAGTGCGAGGAGACCAAGCTCCGGCAGTCCCAGGGTGAGCGTGTCAGCCCAAAGCTGGAGGAGACCAAGTGGGAG GTGtgccagaaggcagcagagatCTCCCTGCTGAAGCAACAGCTCCGGGACACCCAGGAGGAGATGGCTCAGAAGCTGGGTGAGATCTTCAGCCTGAAGACACAGCTGCGGGAGGCCAAAGCAGAGGTCCAGGCCAGGGACTCCCAGCTGGCACAACTGGCAGACTCCTTCCAGAACCCCCCGGAGCCCGGTGCCTCACTGCCGCTGGGCGACGACCCCATGCCAGCGTGCCAGGACTTCCCCGGCTGCGAAACTGATGACTCCAAGTGCCGGGGCCTTCACAGCGACACGGCGGAGCCCCTGGAGCGGCAGGTGgagtggctgtgggcagagctgctgcggGAGCGGCGCCAGGGCCAGCTGCAGGCTGTGAACTTTGAGCTGGAGAGGAAAAcctggcaggaggagaaggagaaggtgcTGCGGTACCAGCGGGAGCTCCAGGCCAGCTACATGGAGATGTACCACCGGAGCCAGGTGCTGGAGCGGGAGCTGCGGCAGCTGCGGTCGGAGCCCAGGGATGTCGGGACGGACTCGCCATGGATCGAGCGGGTGGAGTCCTCGAAGATCTGA